A window from Pararge aegeria chromosome 6, ilParAegt1.1, whole genome shotgun sequence encodes these proteins:
- the LOC120624385 gene encoding malectin-A → MSLIITISLLSLTLLESATGLGEIIYAINAGGPAYTDMYGIHYEKDPLQGRVGTASDYGKTLALIGRVSAKDEILYQTERYHHSTFGYDIPANKDGDYVLVLKFSEVYFNAPNMKVFDVVLNGDHTIVADLDIFEKVGRGMAHDEYVPYSIKNGKLYHYDEESDIRGGKIKVEFIKGYRDNPKINAFYVMSGTIDEVPKLPPIVKPEAETEELREEVEEKSTKSRRASGPKQPDPYSLDDSSVLIPVFITMGAFIPLLFCLCRL, encoded by the coding sequence ATGTCTCTAATTATAACAATTTCTCTTTTAAGCTTGACCTTATTAGAAAGTGCTACCGGCTTGGGGGAAATAATATATGCTATTAACGCAGGTGGTCCAGCTTATACTGATATGTATGGTATCCACTACGAAAAGGATCCCTTGCAAGGAAGAGTTGGCACAGCTTCTGACTATGGAAAGACGCTTGCTTTGATTGGAAGAGTAAGTGCTAAGGACGAAATATTATACCAGACCGAACGATACCACCATAGTACCTTCGGTTATGACATTCCAGCCAACAAAGATGGTGATTATGTATTAGTTCTTAAATTTAGTGAAGTGTACTTCAATGCACCCAacatgaaagtgtttgatgtaGTTCTGAACGGAGACCATACCATTGTAGCTGACTtagacatttttgaaaaagttggCCGTGGTATGGCTCATGATGAGTATGTACCTTATTCTATTAAGAATGGTAAGCTTTACCATTATGATGAAGAATCTGACATAAGAGGTGGAAAAATTAAAGTTGAGTTCATTAAAGGGTACAGAGATAATCCAAAGATTAATGCATTCTATGTTATGAGTGGAACAATAGATGAAGTTCCTAAGTTACCCCCTATCGTAAAGCCTGAAGCAGAAACTGAGGAGCTGAGAGAAGAAGTTGAAGAGAAAAGCACAAAGTCACGGCGCGCAAGTGGACCAAAACAACCTGATCCTTATTCTCTGGATGATAGCTCAGTTCTGATTCCAGTGTTTATTACAATGGGTGCTTTTATACCACTGTTATTTTGTCTTTgtagattataa
- the LOC120624604 gene encoding uncharacterized protein LOC120624604 — protein sequence MFAIIYFLCSLLTSYADLTQYDQRQTGDVNVQVDLKDVQIFAVMKGDKEEYVDYDYAYDYSELTIKPQNRTTPKPHNGTGSTTEKIVTKHNTTIITTVLQEHTIAPINNELTTSGLSSGTIVPDKDESTTTVRNNPDIITEQNIGTIKEVTVAPNHGSTRKNCRKGYVLNQKGQCQLKMNTTENALLRLVKLSQKLKLRRQNKSNDNN from the exons ATGTTTGCAATTATATACTTTCTTTGTTCTCTCCTAACGAGCTATGCAGATTTGACGCAATATGACCAGCGTCAAACAGGAGATGTTAATGTCCAGGTTGATCTTAAAGACGTGCAAATTTTTGCTGTTATGAAAGGCGATAAAGAGGAATATGTG GATTATGACTACGCTTACGATTATTCAGAATTAACAATAAAACCTCAAAACCGTACCACGCCTAAGCCACATAACGGTACAGGTTCTACGACCGAGAAAATTGTAACGAAACACAATACAACAATTATCACAACGGTACTACAAGAACATACAATTGCACccataaataatgaattaacgACTTCAGGATTGTCTTCTGGAACGATCGTTCCAGATAAAGATGAAAGTACTACTACTGTAAGGAATAATCCTGACATCATTACTGAACAAAATATTGGGACGATCAAAGAAGTAACAGTCGCACCCAATCATGGATCTACCCGTAAAAATTGTAGAAAAGGATATGTTTTAAATCAAAAGGGGCAATGTCAACTGAAAATGAACACTACTGAAAATgc gtTACTAAGGCTGGTTAAATTGTCTCAAAAATTGAAATTGAGAAGACAGAACAAGAGTAATGACAACAactaa
- the LOC120624702 gene encoding A-kinase anchor protein 10, mitochondrial isoform X1 codes for MIKFWKSAAKGKTGCPVRPPETVENRPTKLLDIKGNNDVDDKSDIFDKTSNLSINLHDILIGKTAIKYFTMYMENIGKQYLIKCWMDLENFRFQMSILNVNNKENCSQISHTRSLDGDSSIDMEKNCENFMIKKFGWRGSTSNLRKANNECSINSCGNLIQHLDNCDICEDKNVTNLTEKSIALFKKYVALEAPYHIDLSDDIRKTVISNICQPEGQIDENCFKPVQDSLFDQIDKNYFKGFQNSPLYIKSQIDILTSGCINLKDILYNDTILFYFTEFLEQESCSNLLEFLIAIMHFRDNLIMGNTPHLEQAQGDAIVLYDKYFSLQATNPIGFPTEIRLKVESDICSEPIATCFDTPYIIVYKTLSNYVKTFLGSELYYTYLSEMIKSVDQTWSPNCKSHSDCSSEFSISTQNTLLATTDTHFKKKRNHSVPDMTIDSNQLYNGDALWQRKKHDGLILGRINSLGRFESKFEPDPDKKEKSVLKKMVSKFVATNTSKVEEEMAWQIAHMIVKDVTDLTMSPPEHD; via the exons ATgataaaattttggaaaagCGCAg CTAAAGGTAAAACTGGCTGCCCGGTACGCCCTCCAGAAACTGTAGAAAACAGGCCAACGAAACTATTGGATATAAAAGGAAACAATGACGTTGATG ACAAATcagatatttttgacaaaaCATCTAATTTATCTATTAATTTACATGACATACTTATAGGAAAAACagctattaaatattttacaatgtaTATGGAGAATATTGGTAAACAATACCTCATAAAGTGCTGGATGGATTTAGAAAATTTTAGGTTTCAAATGTCAATCTTGAATGTTAACAACAAGGAAAATTGCTCCCAAATAAGTCACACAAGGAGTTTAGATGGTGACTCAAGTATAGATATGGAAAAGAACTGTGAAAATTTTATGATAAAGAAATTTGGCTGGAGAGGAAGTACCAGTAACTTAAGAAAGGCTAACAATGAATGTTCTATAAATTCTTGTGGGAATTTAATACAACATTTAGATAATTGTGATATCTGTGAAGATAAAAATGTGACCAATTTAACTGAAAAATCAATTGCTTTATTTAAGAAGTATGTGGCTTTGGAAGCACCATATCATATAGATTTATCAGACGATATTAGGAAAACAGTTATATCAAATATTTGTCAACCTGAAGGTCAAATTGATGAAAACTGCTTTAAGCCAGTTCAAGATTCTTTGTTTGaccaaatagataaaaattactttaaggGATTTCAAAACAGCCCTCTCTATATCAAATCACAGATAGATATATTGACTAGTGGATGTATAAATCTTAAGGATATACTTTATAatgatacaatattattttattttactgaatTCTTAGAACAAGAATCATGCAGTAATTTGCTTGAATTTTTAATAGCCATTATGCATTTTAGGGACAATCTGATCATGGGCAATACACCTCACCTTGAACAAGCTCAAGGTGATGCTATTGTCCtctatgataaatatttttctctaCAAGCTACAAACCCTATTGGTTTTCCCACCGAAATTCGATTAAAGGttgaaagtgatatttgtagTGAACCAATAGCCACCTGTTTTGACACACCTTACATCATTGTGTATAAAACTCTTAGTAATTATGTCAAAACATTCTTAGGATCAGAATTGTATTATACTTACCTGTCTGAAATGATAAAATCAGTAGATCAAACTTGGTCTCCTAACTGCAAATCACATTCTGACTGCAGCAGTGAATTTAGCATAAGCACCCAAAATACTCTATTGGCGACAACTGATactcacttcaaaaaaaaacgtaaccaCTCTGTACCTGACATGACTATAGATTCTAATCAACTATATAATGGGGATGCATTATGGCAAAGAAAAAAACATGATGGTCTGATTCTAGGCAGAATCAATAGTTTAGGCAGGTTTGAATCAAAATTTGAACCAGATCctgacaaaaaagaaaaatctgtTTTAAAGAAAATGGTGAGCAAATTTGTGGCAACAAACACATCAAAAGTTGAAGAGGAAATGGCATGGCAAATAGCTCATATGATTGTTAAAGATGTTACTGATTTAACGATGTCTCCACCTGAACACGACTGA
- the LOC120624702 gene encoding A-kinase anchor protein 10, mitochondrial isoform X2 produces MIKFWKSAAKGKTGCPVRPPETVENRPTKLLDIKGNNDVDGKTAIKYFTMYMENIGKQYLIKCWMDLENFRFQMSILNVNNKENCSQISHTRSLDGDSSIDMEKNCENFMIKKFGWRGSTSNLRKANNECSINSCGNLIQHLDNCDICEDKNVTNLTEKSIALFKKYVALEAPYHIDLSDDIRKTVISNICQPEGQIDENCFKPVQDSLFDQIDKNYFKGFQNSPLYIKSQIDILTSGCINLKDILYNDTILFYFTEFLEQESCSNLLEFLIAIMHFRDNLIMGNTPHLEQAQGDAIVLYDKYFSLQATNPIGFPTEIRLKVESDICSEPIATCFDTPYIIVYKTLSNYVKTFLGSELYYTYLSEMIKSVDQTWSPNCKSHSDCSSEFSISTQNTLLATTDTHFKKKRNHSVPDMTIDSNQLYNGDALWQRKKHDGLILGRINSLGRFESKFEPDPDKKEKSVLKKMVSKFVATNTSKVEEEMAWQIAHMIVKDVTDLTMSPPEHD; encoded by the exons ATgataaaattttggaaaagCGCAg CTAAAGGTAAAACTGGCTGCCCGGTACGCCCTCCAGAAACTGTAGAAAACAGGCCAACGAAACTATTGGATATAAAAGGAAACAATGACGTTGATG GAAAAACagctattaaatattttacaatgtaTATGGAGAATATTGGTAAACAATACCTCATAAAGTGCTGGATGGATTTAGAAAATTTTAGGTTTCAAATGTCAATCTTGAATGTTAACAACAAGGAAAATTGCTCCCAAATAAGTCACACAAGGAGTTTAGATGGTGACTCAAGTATAGATATGGAAAAGAACTGTGAAAATTTTATGATAAAGAAATTTGGCTGGAGAGGAAGTACCAGTAACTTAAGAAAGGCTAACAATGAATGTTCTATAAATTCTTGTGGGAATTTAATACAACATTTAGATAATTGTGATATCTGTGAAGATAAAAATGTGACCAATTTAACTGAAAAATCAATTGCTTTATTTAAGAAGTATGTGGCTTTGGAAGCACCATATCATATAGATTTATCAGACGATATTAGGAAAACAGTTATATCAAATATTTGTCAACCTGAAGGTCAAATTGATGAAAACTGCTTTAAGCCAGTTCAAGATTCTTTGTTTGaccaaatagataaaaattactttaaggGATTTCAAAACAGCCCTCTCTATATCAAATCACAGATAGATATATTGACTAGTGGATGTATAAATCTTAAGGATATACTTTATAatgatacaatattattttattttactgaatTCTTAGAACAAGAATCATGCAGTAATTTGCTTGAATTTTTAATAGCCATTATGCATTTTAGGGACAATCTGATCATGGGCAATACACCTCACCTTGAACAAGCTCAAGGTGATGCTATTGTCCtctatgataaatatttttctctaCAAGCTACAAACCCTATTGGTTTTCCCACCGAAATTCGATTAAAGGttgaaagtgatatttgtagTGAACCAATAGCCACCTGTTTTGACACACCTTACATCATTGTGTATAAAACTCTTAGTAATTATGTCAAAACATTCTTAGGATCAGAATTGTATTATACTTACCTGTCTGAAATGATAAAATCAGTAGATCAAACTTGGTCTCCTAACTGCAAATCACATTCTGACTGCAGCAGTGAATTTAGCATAAGCACCCAAAATACTCTATTGGCGACAACTGATactcacttcaaaaaaaaacgtaaccaCTCTGTACCTGACATGACTATAGATTCTAATCAACTATATAATGGGGATGCATTATGGCAAAGAAAAAAACATGATGGTCTGATTCTAGGCAGAATCAATAGTTTAGGCAGGTTTGAATCAAAATTTGAACCAGATCctgacaaaaaagaaaaatctgtTTTAAAGAAAATGGTGAGCAAATTTGTGGCAACAAACACATCAAAAGTTGAAGAGGAAATGGCATGGCAAATAGCTCATATGATTGTTAAAGATGTTACTGATTTAACGATGTCTCCACCTGAACACGACTGA
- the LOC120624734 gene encoding G-protein coupled receptor 143-like yields MSDPTIQTFCCHHTGNNEDLAIKIMDEFNTESYNTVCLVSSTIGILGSLYQIIPRSISQNTSRLHNLSSTRGRHIIIWLAIADLFASLGVLIRSSLWLQYKSIMPMPNDDVSVLFCSIISAWTQYFYTATWFWTLFYAIDTWHSIKGIDSRPVLYHSLAWGIPAATTSIGLSILYIPNATCHNISSISTALLRILPNYCVTYLPIAMVMIVNPVIYVLASKKIEMAVALPLAQFTSKERRVVDTLRLKFFLINAVFYVCWIPNLINGFLVWTMWFNMPVKVIISIWYIMALLNPMQALLNALVYRKWSPSERRQRSTLLNLQKSFSFHDEQSPLLGSEPPRLPMSPIPPAINNYATM; encoded by the exons atgtcTGATCCAaccatacaaacattttgttgCCACCACACAGGAAATAATGAAGATTTGGCAATAAAAATTATGGATGAATTTAATACTGAATCTTATAACACTGTTTGTTTAGTTTCTTCAACAATTGGAATCCTTGGTTCTTTATATCAG atCATTCCTCGAAGTATATCTCAAAATACTTCAAGACTTCATAACCTTTCTTCTACTAGAGGGCGACATATTATTATATGGTTGGCGATTGCAGACTTATTTGCTTCTCTTG GTGTTCTCATCAGATCATCTTTATGGTTGCAATACAAAAGTATTATGCCTATGCCTAATGATGATGTCAGTGTTTTGTTTTGCAGTATAATATca gcATGGACACAGTACTTCTACACAGCAACTTGGTTTTGgacattattttatgcaattgatACCTGGCATTCTATAAAAGGTATTGATTCCCGCCCTGTACTCTACCATTCATTGGCTTGGGGAATACCTGCAGCTACCACTAGCATTGGATTATCTATACTTTATATCCCTAATGCTAC ttgtcataatatatcatcaatCTCAACTGCTTTGTTAAGAATTCTTCCAAATTACTGTGTGACATACCTGCCCATTGCTATGGTAATGATAGTCAATCCAGTTATTTATGTTTTGGCAAGTAAGAAGATTGAAATGGCTGTTGCACTCCCATTAGCTCAG TTCACAAGCAAAGAACGGAGAGTTGTGGACACACTGAGATTaaagttttttcttataaatgctgttttttatgtatgttgGATACCAAATCTTATTAATGGATTCTTGGTGTGGACAATGTGGTTTAACATGCCTGTTAAGGTTATAATCTCAATATGGTACATAATG GCCTTATTAAATCCGATGCAGGCTTTGCTCAATGCTCTAGTGTATAGAAAGTGGAGTCCTAGTGAAAGGCGACAGAGATCAACACTgctaaatttacaaaaaagctTTTCGTTTCATGATGAGCAATCACCGCTGCTCGGTTCAGAACCACCTCGTTTGCCAATGTCGCCGATACCTCCTGCCATAAATAATTACGCgactatgtaa